The Limisphaera ngatamarikiensis genomic sequence AACTGGTGTGTTTCGACTGAACGCATAATCTGCGAGGTCGGCGCGCGCTTTTCTCCGCAACTTCACCACCGGCCCTTGCAACGATTCCCACCCCATCGGATCCCGGCTCAACCACCTTCCTATGCTGGGACTGTAGGCGCGGTATTCGTACAGCACCAGGCCCGTGCCGTCCTCCGTCCGCTTCGTGCTGAACCGGAACGGATTCGAACCGGCCGCAGCACCCGTCAGCCGCAAAGGCTCCCCAAACGGTCCATAGTCGTACCGCGCAGTCTCGGTACCGGTGCTCGCGGACACCAGGGTCCACACGTTCCCGTTGCCGTCATACGTCACAAAGTGCACCCCCGCAGCAGGCCCACCAGTCAACCGCACCCACAACAACCCGCCCACACCACCCGCTCCGTCCAAGGTCTCCGAAACATCCAATCCCCACACGTACGACCGCACCAGCGCACCGTTCGTCCCGTTCAGCTCCGCAATGTGACGACCGAACAGTACAGGATCACTCACCAGCTTCAGATCCTCCACCACCTGCCACGTGCTGTTGGTCCAGACGTACCGCACCTACCGTACCCGACGCCCCAACGCATCGTACGTCCAGTCCACCCGACGCCGATCCAGGTTGCCCCAGCTCATCACGCGCACCAGCCGGTTCTCAGCATCCCAACTGTACACCCACCGACCGTCCCGGACAAGATTCCCGTCCAGGTCGTGGACGAGCAGCTCCGGCGTCTGCACCACCACCGCCGACCGCACCTCCCCCTGCAGCCGGTCCGGTCGGTCCAGAGGCATGGAGGGGCTCAACCACAGAGACACAGAGGACACGGAGAACGGCCAGAAGAGAGCGCACAAAGCATGTCCAGAGCTCCATGGCGGCGGTTGGTGTCCGACAATGTTTTCCGCAG encodes the following:
- a CDS encoding RHS repeat-associated core domain-containing protein, with amino-acid sequence MRYVWTNSTWQVVEDLKLVSDPVLFGRHIAELNGTNGALVRSYVWGLDVSETLDGAGGVGGLLWVRLTGGPAAGVHFVTYDGNGNVWTLVSASTGTETARYDYGPFGEPLRLTGAAAGSNPFRFSTKRTEDGTGLVLYEYRAYSPSIGRWLSRDPMGWESLQGPVVKLRRKARADLADYAFSRNTPV